One segment of ANME-2 cluster archaeon DNA contains the following:
- a CDS encoding DUF2149 domain-containing protein, which produces MRSKHTGRRRKGLLDQESESNPLSGVANLFDVAMVFAVALLIALVMSYHLPEMLDPDASFTVVKNPGEPGMKIIVKDGVTIEVMNMTDMIAGGAGEELGTAYKLANGKVIYVPANGTE; this is translated from the coding sequence ATGAGATCAAAACACACGGGCAGACGGAGAAAAGGACTGCTGGACCAGGAGTCTGAGTCCAATCCTTTAAGCGGAGTTGCCAATCTCTTCGATGTTGCCATGGTGTTTGCTGTCGCACTGCTGATCGCGCTCGTTATGTCTTATCACCTGCCCGAGATGCTTGACCCGGATGCAAGCTTTACGGTGGTCAAAAATCCAGGGGAGCCAGGGATGAAGATAATCGTGAAGGACGGAGTGACAATAGAGGTTATGAATATGACAGATATGATTGCAGGCGGTGCGGGTGAGGAACTTGGTACGGCGTATAAGCTTGCTAACGGGAAAGTGATCTATGTGCCTGCGAACGGTACGGAGTGA